TGGGGACCAAGGAAGTTTTGTATCTATGTGTGCATGTACTGATAATTGGTTGGTCTGCAACTCCCACTGGTCTGATACACCTTAAGGTCATCTGCTTGAGGAAAACTACTGCTCGCTACCAACCCTTGCACTTGGGGAGGGGGCATCTTCCTAATTCAGATGAAGCAACTGAGTTTCTCTATACCCTCCATAAATACCACCATTATGGCATTTTCTAAACCCTGAGATTTGTTTCGTCATTGTTGCAACTTCATGTAAGCGGATATATCCAACGGCCACATGCGAACCACTTGTCAAAACCTCAAGTTAATCAATCATCCATCCATATTCGCAATACTCATATTGATATCCATAAATCTTATTACCTCTGACTCAAAATAAGTGTCGCGGTTTTGAACTATTCAAAaccgcgacacttattttggatcaaaAGTAGtactacttgttatcgattgcaccGAAGGATTAAACCTTTGTAGTCTGGTGTATCATGTCCGCTTGGTTAATAACAACTTCAAAGTTAGTTTAACAATTGATAGGTGCAATGTCGTCGTAGGTTCTAGTCAAATTGTCAAAGTTGACTGAAATGAAATATTAATGCGAAAACTTTCCAACACACTAGTCTCTCTTAAGTAGGCATGTTCCTCCCCCGATGGATGGCTAAACCGCCATAACGTCTCTAAGACATGAATATATCACCATGCATTCTTTTTTTACTACAAACATGAAATGCAAACTTGGGATGTGATTTTGGACGAAGAAAAATCACACCTTTTTCGCCAGCAAACCTTTTTTTTAGCATGGAGCACATGAATAAGAGAAAATGGCAGGTGATGCATGTCTCTAGCCAAGCGGGCGGGAGCGTCCGACGGGTAGAGGCAGGCGGCGTGGATCGTGGGGAAATTGTTTTGAGCGAGCATGAGCAAGGCAACACACAAAAATGAAGGGATCCGATTGCGATCAATTCCCTTTTTGTTCCTTGCGTAATTGTAGGCATTTGGGACGCGTGAAGTACAATCGGTCAATCTAAATTACTAAATGCATATGAGAGAACAGATTAGATTAAGGTTAGATGCTAGATTGAGCTTAAGGGCATgcttggttccaataagtcacctgacttataagtcaggtgacttaaaatcagtgacttataagtcacgtttgtttggttgtcatctgacttataagtcacctgagcaCACCTTCCCATCTTGTTTTTTAATGTAAAGGTGATGGGACCCACGTAAAAGGggatgacttataagttttaagttggggtggagcaacttatgacttataagttggggtgacttataagttgggtccgtttggcaaaataagtcactttttgcacttttcgacttataagttggtgacttatttgaaaTCAAACAGAGCCTAATGGACCTAATCATGCAGTTGTATATTGATCCGTGTATATTTTGTTAGAGAAGATAATGTTTGCTAATTATCAATAAAGACAGAGAAGTTTGGATTTCcctgaaaaaaagaagagaagtttGGATTTGAAAAAGAGAGGATGTTTGAAAAATTGGAAGATATCTGAACCCTGGAATGGGACTCGACCGGTCGACCCTTTGTCAGAGACGGGACGGCTGAGATCCGCCCGAAAACCGCTCGCGCTCCCTGCACCTCTCAGCCCGTGTCCATTTCCACCCTCCAAACCAAAATCGGATCGCGATCCTAGGGTTATCACACCCTCCTCCCCACCCCCATCCCCGTCGTCCGATCCGGTCCGATCCGGTCCCTCGCCATGGCACAGCACGACGGCAAGCCATACCAGCCACGCCGGGGCCCCGAGCGCCCCCCGCAGCCGGCGGAGGACCcgcccgcgcccgccgctgcgcccgCAGCAGCGGACGCCGTGATTGACCACCTCGCGGCCGTGGCTGCCGAGGCGGAGGCCTTGAACGCGTCCATCGCGGCCGTCGCGGCCGAGGCGGAGGCGATGAACGCGTACGAGCACGCGCAGGAGCAGGagatggaggaggaagaggaggaggaggaagaggaggaagaggaggagatggaggaggacgacgacgatggcgaGGGGGACGGGCAGCACGGCGGCAACGGGGAGTCCGTCCCAATAGACGCCGAGGCCGCGGCACAGGCGGCTGCTGCAGCTGCGGCCGGCGCACCGTTGGACCCGCACGGCGCGATGGTCTCTGCGATTGTGCCGCCCACCACGGGTAACCAGCTCACTCTTTCATTTCAGGGCGAGGTCTACGTGTTCGACTCTGTTTCCCCTGATAAGGTCCGTCTCTTGCCGTTTGCAAGTAGTAGTATAATTTTGTCTCCTCTGCCTCTTTCGCAAGTAATTCAGTAGTCTTTGATTGCTGTCGCAGGTGCAAGCTGTGCTTTTGCTGCTAGGGGGAAGGGAGCTGAACCCAGGCATGGGTGCCGGAGCATCATCATCTACTCCATACAGTAAGGTTGAGACAAGTGATGACAGTTAATATTCTATGTGCTGGATGATTCACATGCGTCAGAGGTTGAATTTACTATGATTCAGAGGTTGAATTTTCCACACCGGGTGGCATCGTTGATGAGGTTTAGGGAGAAGCGGAAAGAGCGGAACTTTGATAAGAAGATCCGGTATACAGTTCGCAAGGAAGTTGCACTAAGGTTGGTGTAGTCGTTGGCTGGGAATTCCAATCGTTATGTCTGAAATGTTGTCTGGGAAATTGCAGTCATattatgtcttgaaaggttattaaGGCAAAATTTGATGGCATACATTTAAATATGTTACATCCCTTACGCGTATTATTTTGCCGTTGTTTTCTTGGGAACATATGCTCATCCACTGCATTTTTATTAACAAACTCTGTTCAGTATAAAGATTAATTAATTGCCTCTAGTTGTTCCATTTGTCTTGTTAGTTTGTACCGTGTCAAATATCATTGGTATGCCATGGTTCTTGTCAGTTCACTCAGTTGTAATACTAGTGTGGCACTTATTGATTTTGATATGGTTCCAGGGTCATATCATAGTATCATACTATCTTGTGATTCTACATTCTTACCAGAGCCAAATGATTTGTAGTGTATCACTATCATGTATTGCAATTCCACCTTATCATTGTTACACTACATTCCCACAGGTAGAATCGCTAGGATTGGCGCACATGAACTATGTGTGGACTGTGGTACCACTATCTATGGGAACAAAACCGCAAGGCCTGGCCATGCTTTGCAATGGTGGGTTAAGCAAGGCCACATAAAACATTATAAGCATGTCTAGTTCTAGTCGAGGTGGGCACTAGACCTCTCGTCTATTGCTCCTGCATAGTCACCTCACAAACCCTGTGAAGGCCTTGGGCTTCAGCTTCTTAGTAGAAGCCCACTTAGGTACATTCATGTGCGCAAGATCCAAAAAAGAGTTAGGTGTACATTCCTAATTTTGCCTCTGCATAGAGTCTATATCGCCTAAGCGCACGCATAGGCATGCTTAAGGCTAGGAGTTCTGCTGTCGCCTAGCGCCTAGGCACGCTTAATCATACATCTATCAGCGCTTTTTTAGTTGGGCTGCATTCATTAGACGCCATGTTCTCCATCTCTTGAATGAGAGAGTAAATGATTTTCCAGAAATGAATTTGTAGTGAAATTAATGTGAACGCTGCATTCAGCAAAAAAACATAGACGCTGTATCTATTAAAACAATTTTGTTGTGTTGTGTTGGTCGGGTTAAAAATTTGTACTTCATCAGTTTGGGATTGATCTCGTGCATGGTATTAGTATACTGCAATtctagcatatactccctccgtcccaaaattcttgtcttagatttatctagatatggatgtatctaacactaaaatgtgaaTAGATAAATCCGtatgtagacaaatctaagacaagaattttgggacggagggagtactacagtaTTGTCCTATAATTTGTGTTAGATGAGCATTTTATTTATTATATATACCAATTGTAGTTTTATAAAAAGTATCGTGATTCTATGATATGATACTACTGAAAAAAAAACTACCTAGTATTCTGATACTAACATTCTTTGATTTAGATAAGATTATATTTTGCTTGTTGTCTAAGTTACTTCTGCACTGATTATGCACAGACACTATTGATGCATTTCCATATTTTCCATGTATTTATAGGATGCAGCGTAATAGAGGCCAATTTACATCTTCAAAACCAAAACCTGATGACGGAACATCTGAACTGGCAACTGCAGATGGCTCCCCAAATTGGGGATCAGTGGAAGGTCGACCTCCGTCTGCTGCTTCGTAAGTTGATGAAATGTATTTTGCTGAGTCAGTGGAATGTATTTGAGTTATCCAGCAATATCTTGATGCTCTGAAAGATGCCTTCTGTGCGATCATTGCTGTTTTTGAAATTAAATGCTCTAGTATGTCACTGTAGGTCCCACAAAGAAACACAATTTATGGCACATAATTCATAGAGCTGGCTGGTACACATAATAGTATATACCAGTACCTTTTTTTTTGCCTAGCTCATCTTCCCTGGGATATTCAGATTTGCTTACTTTGTTAGTTGTGCAAGCAAGTTTGACATGGACTGAAGGTATTATCTGACACCTAGCATACATGGACAGATGCTTCTTTCCATATGGGGTATCTGTTAGATCTTACCTTTTGAGTTCTTAAACACATAGGATTTTATTTGTGAATTTTACCGATGGCTGacttctttcaaattctttcagatGCCATCACTGTGGTACTAATGCACATAATACACCTATGATGCGTCGTGGACCTGAAGGGCCAAGAACATTATGCAATGCTTGCGGCCTCATGTGGGCAAATAAGGTACTTGTAAATACTTGCTAGTGCTGTTGCATATCAATTTAATTGAGGATAGAAGCATATAGTGTACTACCTCCATCTCACAATATCTGTGGGACACAAATTGGAGTATTAGTTTACGTAATCGTACTATTCTTTTCTCACTCGATAGATTCTATCAAAGTAGGTATCCATGCGGGAAATATATTGTTGAATAGACAGAATAACTTTTAGATCATGCTGTATAATGGAATTATCAACAGTCagctccggaatgatgatatacgagatagagttggggtagcaccgcttgaagagaagcttgtccaacatcgtctgagatggtttgggcatattcagcgcaggcccccagaagctccagtgcatagcggatggctaaagcgtgctgataatgtcaagagaggtcggggtagaccgaacCTGACATGGGAGGAGTTcgtaaagagagatctgaaggactggagtatcaccgaagatggacaggggtgcgtggaagcttgctatccatgtgctagaaccatgagttggttgcgagatcttatgggtttcagctttcagctctagcctaccccaacttgtttgggactaaaggctttgttgttgttgggtCCTTTGTGTTGAAACGGCTCACTTCACTATCAATTAATTAATACTTAGGTTATTTTACTACTTGGTTAACTTATCctatatacctaaatagttcatccccactacctCTATATCTTGACATGcacacatgccacctcatcaaaggtCCAACACTTCATGCATGAGAAAAGGTTTTCCATTATTAGTTGATCTCATGCACACCTTCCACCTCACCACACATGCCACTTCATCAAAGGTCCACTCAACATGTATGAAAAAAAGCTTTCCATTACGTTATGCCATTTATATTCAAAATATTTTCAGACTACGCAATAACCAAATACAGCATATAATATTTATTTTTAGCTTTAGTTCATATATTATTAATTCGACGATGGAAGCTTCAGACAATCAAATCAATGAAATATATTGCAATCAATTCCCTCAGCAACGGGcggggtaatatcttgatctatttATGTATCTACACAATGATTCATTGGCCGTAAAACACTGTGTCCTTTTCTGTTTGCTGCATATCATATTGGTGAAGTTCAGGGCACTAGAACGCTTAGTATCTAGTTTGTTCCTTGTTTTCTGTAAAAACGAACAGTTCTAACATTAGTTTAGATTAAATTCTACTGAACAAAAAATCTAGATGATTGTAATGaatctagatgcatcctggatggTGTGCATGTTTGGTTGTATTTAATCTCTGCTGTGGAAAAATGCTCGACAAATAACAGGTGTTACCATTTGAGTGTATTTCGTAGTGGAGTTAAAGAGTATTTTTCTTCTCAGCACTTTATACAAGTGAAGCAAATTAACCTGTCAATAATGCTTTATGGGTTAATCATTATTTTTATTTGAAAAAATATCGGCGGTCCATAAATGATCTGTTACACAGAAGCTTGGTGATGTCTAAATTCTGCATCGCTTAGTTTCTCTTTCATGTATTATTGGATTCAAGCACCTTACCTCGCAAATGAAAATTTTATGTGCATGTAATTTTTTTTGTATAACCCCTTTGTGAATTCTAAAAGAGACCCCTTGGGAAGGAGTCTCATGGTTTTGTTTGAAGAAGACAACGTGGCACCAGCTTTTCCACTCCGTAAAATACTCAGAGAAATTAATTCACATCACAGGAATCGAACCTTGGAGGGTGGGGTGACAGAACTTCACACCCACCACTGGGCTGTAGCCCAGTTCTCCTCTTTATGTGAAGTTGATGCCACTATGCCAGACGACTTGCTAACCTTCCATGTTTATTTTCTATAGGGCATGTTGAGGGACCTATCAAAGTCTACTCCCCCATCTCTTCAAATGGTGTCAACAGGTCCAAATGATAGTGTAAGTCTCTTACCTATTATTAGCTGCTTCTGAAAATACTGAGTATGCTTGGTTTAAACTTCAGGATGAGTATGCTTGGTTTAGACTTTCCCTATAAGCTGAAGCGATTATTTGTTCTTTCTTAAAAATTGAGTTGAGTCCATATCTTATATAATTATCTGAGAAAGGATTGTATTTTGCATGATGTCCATCTTAACAATGGTCCCAATACTAAGCAATGGCTGAAACTTCTGAAAATACTGAGTAAAAATTGGTTAACGTATTTTCAGTCATTTAAAATTAACAAGTACGTACATAACAGGACATAAAACAAATTATGATTCCCGTGTCCTGGAAAATGGAATATAGAAAAAGAGGATCATCGGTTTATGTTATAATCTTAACTAATCTTGATCTCTTTCAATACATCATTGACTCCAGAAGCCCATTTGAAAAATTGGGTGACATGAATGGGTGCCTTGTTTTTATGGAATCCATTGTTTATTAAACATTGGTTTGGTTAACACCGACAAAATGTCTGATTTTGTAACCATATATTTGCACCAAGAGTCCGAAGCACATAAGGTGATATGCCTTTTTCTTCTTCCGATGCCATAAAAATGTTAGATACCCCCATTTCAAGCagcaagtatagaggatctatgTTAGAAGTATCTCCACCATCCTGTTACGACTTAGGAATCCGTTTTCCAACCTACACCTAATCCTTCCGACGATTTTGATATTATGAATGAGCTGGTGGTTAACGCTTGAATTCACACGCTCAGCAGAATGGAAACACCCTCTCTCAGCAGAATGGAAGCACCCTCTCTCAGCAGAATGGAAATGCTGCCATAGTGCCCTTTGCCGAGCAACAAAACCCAGCACCAGCGACCGATGCCAACGGTCACGACCATGGTTCTTCGACATGATGAGCGGGATTGCTGCTTGTTTTTAATGGTGGATGGATGAAGGAGCGCCATCCTCTTTGAGAGTGAACTTCCTGTGTAGGCGAAAACTGCTTGTAATATAACCTGAGAGTTAGGCTGTCGGTATTAGTGTCGTCTAGGGTTTAAAGAGCTGCTGTTTTTATCTGATGGAATCGTGCTTACCGCTGTTGTTGTGGCTATATAACAATTATGTTTCTTGTTTGAGTCCAATGTGAATGCCCTGTGGCCTGTTGTTATTTACAGATGATATCAAAGTAGTCGTTTTAACCCATGCTGAAGCAACCTGCTGTTTCTTACTGAGTTCTGTGCTCCGTGCTGAGTGCAG
This portion of the Triticum dicoccoides isolate Atlit2015 ecotype Zavitan chromosome 7A, WEW_v2.0, whole genome shotgun sequence genome encodes:
- the LOC119329422 gene encoding GATA transcription factor 20-like isoform X2, which codes for MAQHDGKPYQPRRGPERPPQPAEDPPAPAAAPAAADAVIDHLAAVAAEAEALNASIAAVAAEAEAMNAYEHAQEQEMEEEEEEEEEEEEEEMEEDDDDGEGDGQHGGNGESVPIDAEAAAQAAAAAAAGAPLDPHGAMVSAIVPPTTGNQLTLSFQGEVYVFDSVSPDKVQAVLLLLGGRELNPGMGAGASSSTPYSKRLNFPHRVASLMRFREKRKERNFDKKIRYTVRKEVALRMQRNRGQFTSSKPKPDDGTSELATADGSPNWGSVEGRPPSAASCHHCGTNAHNTPMMRRGPEGPRTLCNACGLMWANKGMLRDLSKSTPPSLQMVSTGPNDSNGNTLSQQNGSTLSQQNGNAAIVPFAEQQNPAPATDANGHDHGSST
- the LOC119329422 gene encoding GATA transcription factor 20-like isoform X1, which gives rise to MAQHDGKPYQPRRGPERPPQPAEDPPAPAAAPAAADAVIDHLAAVAAEAEALNASIAAVAAEAEAMNAYEHAQEQEMEEEEEEEEEEEEEEMEEDDDDGEGDGQHGGNGESVPIDAEAAAQAAAAAAAGAPLDPHGAMVSAIVPPTTGNQLTLSFQGEVYVFDSVSPDKVQAVLLLLGGRELNPGMGAGASSSTPYSKRLNFPHRVASLMRFREKRKERNFDKKIRYTVRKEVALRMQRNRGQFTSSKPKPDDGTSELATADGSPNWGSVEGRPPSAASCHHCGTNAHNTPMMRRGPEGPRTLCNACGLMWANKGMLRDLSKSTPPSLQMVSTGPNDSQNGNTLSQQNGSTLSQQNGNAAIVPFAEQQNPAPATDANGHDHGSST